Proteins encoded within one genomic window of Salipaludibacillus agaradhaerens:
- a CDS encoding LysR family transcriptional regulator, with translation MELRQLTYFMEVAKREHVTEAAAALHVAQSAVSRQIFNLENELGVDLFIREGRRVKLTPIGRVFLERINHAMNALDDAKREVQEYLDPEKGTIRVAFPISLAAYTLPTAISAFRKQKPEAKFQLKQGLYRELIDGVIKGDYNMALIGPVPMEEKKIKRKILFTEEIVALLPMYHPLAESKIIHLEDLKDDPFVLLPEGFVFRDIVIKACSEIGFYPNIAFEGDDIDALKGLVSAGLGVTLMPEVTLVDSTPRSTVKIPLNERSVTRTVGVITPTERALLPMEELFYAFLEEFFLKSWRT, from the coding sequence ATGGAATTAAGGCAATTAACGTATTTTATGGAGGTAGCTAAACGGGAGCATGTTACTGAGGCGGCAGCGGCTCTACATGTGGCTCAGTCTGCTGTTAGTAGACAGATTTTTAATCTGGAAAATGAATTAGGTGTTGACCTATTTATTAGAGAAGGTAGACGCGTGAAATTAACACCAATTGGAAGGGTTTTCTTGGAGCGTATAAATCACGCTATGAATGCACTAGATGATGCTAAAAGAGAGGTTCAAGAGTATTTGGATCCGGAAAAAGGGACGATTCGCGTGGCGTTTCCCATCAGTCTAGCTGCTTATACTTTGCCGACAGCCATCTCAGCGTTTAGAAAACAGAAGCCGGAAGCTAAATTTCAATTAAAACAAGGCCTTTATCGAGAGTTGATCGATGGTGTTATTAAGGGAGATTATAATATGGCTCTCATTGGTCCTGTCCCGATGGAGGAAAAGAAAATTAAACGAAAGATTCTATTTACTGAAGAAATTGTTGCGCTTCTCCCCATGTATCATCCACTGGCTGAAAGTAAGATAATCCATTTAGAAGACCTAAAAGATGATCCATTTGTGTTGCTGCCGGAAGGATTTGTCTTTCGTGATATTGTAATTAAGGCGTGTTCTGAGATAGGCTTTTATCCGAACATTGCCTTTGAAGGTGATGATATCGATGCATTGAAAGGGTTAGTGTCAGCTGGACTAGGTGTGACATTAATGCCAGAGGTCACCCTCGTTGACAGCACGCCTCGTTCAACGGTGAAAATTCCACTGAATGAACGGAGTGTGACCCGAACAGTCGGTGTCATAACTCCTACAGAACGAGCGCTCTTACCAATGGAAGAATTATTTTATGCTTTTTTAGAGGAATTTTTCCTGAAAAGTTGGAGGACATAA
- a CDS encoding GNAT family N-acetyltransferase: protein MVLHRLLTGETLDQLINQVDREKHLLFYSYLTQRRGKAQFIGQYVDDHLTAVLAYISELSFPAFSFYCIEREEVLFPELIMFAREAYRLNDHVTCGTILCEHDLQLFQSYGLITGTPQRFLTMKHVDQEKLLASHRAEDVKVEEYDEVVHFLQNEGMRFFTKSEIERFPFLVIKDGKNFIAVGGFHFYDAQLVEIGNIVTRQAYRGKGLGKLLTSQLTRLGKQRSTDVYLGVLSENEPAVNVYKGLGYETTAERSIVDFKLKPNYKCHSSAN from the coding sequence ATGGTGCTACATCGTTTACTTACTGGAGAAACACTTGATCAGTTAATCAATCAAGTTGACAGAGAGAAGCACTTACTTTTTTACAGCTATTTAACTCAGCGAAGGGGAAAGGCTCAGTTCATTGGACAATATGTCGATGATCATTTGACTGCTGTCTTAGCTTATATCAGTGAATTGTCCTTTCCAGCCTTTAGTTTTTACTGTATAGAACGGGAAGAAGTGCTGTTCCCTGAACTAATAATGTTTGCGAGAGAGGCATACCGCCTTAATGACCATGTGACATGTGGTACGATCCTTTGTGAACATGACCTTCAGCTATTTCAATCTTATGGTCTTATTACAGGTACACCACAACGTTTTTTAACCATGAAGCATGTGGACCAAGAAAAGCTACTGGCATCTCATAGAGCGGAAGACGTTAAAGTAGAAGAGTATGATGAGGTCGTACATTTTCTACAAAATGAGGGAATGAGATTCTTTACGAAAAGTGAAATTGAGCGTTTCCCTTTCCTTGTTATTAAAGACGGAAAGAACTTCATTGCTGTAGGTGGCTTTCATTTTTATGACGCTCAACTTGTGGAAATTGGGAACATTGTTACGAGGCAAGCTTATCGTGGCAAAGGGTTAGGCAAGCTCCTAACAAGCCAACTTACACGTCTAGGTAAACAACGTTCCACAGATGTTTACCTTGGTGTATTATCAGAAAATGAACCTGCTGTAAATGTATATAAAGGCTTAGGCTATGAAACGACAGCTGAGCGATCGATTGTTGATTTTAAATTAAAACCAAATTATAAGTGCCATTCGTCGGCAAACTAA
- a CDS encoding OsmC family protein — translation MAEHRFHLKANWPGLRNDVGEIETANLFTKVSIPPEMDGPGIGTNPDEMLLGAAATCYIITLAAMMERSQLDKVSLTMTSVGIVDVTNGTITYKKIIHRPDIVLKSSVNDGDFKLADKLANNAEKVCMISRALQGNVTIDVYPTISAASE, via the coding sequence ATGGCAGAGCACCGATTTCATTTAAAAGCAAACTGGCCTGGTTTACGTAATGATGTAGGTGAAATTGAAACAGCAAACCTATTCACAAAAGTGTCTATCCCACCTGAAATGGACGGCCCAGGGATAGGAACTAACCCTGATGAAATGCTGCTTGGTGCAGCCGCTACCTGTTACATCATTACATTAGCGGCTATGATGGAACGCAGCCAATTAGATAAAGTGAGTTTAACGATGACATCAGTTGGCATAGTTGACGTTACCAACGGTACCATTACTTATAAGAAAATCATTCACCGCCCAGACATCGTATTAAAATCTAGTGTCAACGATGGAGATTTTAAGCTGGCAGATAAGCTTGCTAACAACGCGGAAAAAGTGTGTATGATTAGTCGAGCACTTCAAGGGAATGTAACCATCGATGTATATCCAACTATTAGTGCTGCCAGTGAGTGA
- a CDS encoding NAD-dependent epimerase/dehydratase family protein, with product MKVFLTGGTGLLGSHIVKELLDNHHQVKLLARSLEKARRLIPAGVEIIQGDLRDVTSFVSELEGGDVLIHAGAYFTEFFKKGNVDNALYEINVKGTNQLFQGAYERGVRHIIYVSSTGVLDTSSGEVVDENTPYDETTNNPYFKSKIEAEKMAMAFNKKHPNLRFITVIPAIMMGPNDHGVTRMGEFVISFLKESLPAILPVKTVIVDARDVAKSIVAAIDKGRNGERYIIGGKIYEVKDVVSALSDISGKPIPKRTPSFKLIMLMSAMMTMRAKITGKPSPLPKRDELKKLRNQKEYSSMKAKEELGLTFRPLTATLSDTVSWFEENDYLN from the coding sequence ATGAAAGTTTTTTTGACAGGAGGAACTGGTTTGTTAGGTAGTCATATTGTTAAGGAGCTTCTGGATAACCATCATCAAGTAAAACTTTTAGCAAGGTCGTTGGAAAAAGCGCGAAGATTAATCCCCGCAGGTGTAGAGATTATCCAAGGAGATTTAAGAGATGTCACTAGCTTTGTATCTGAACTAGAAGGGGGTGATGTTTTAATTCATGCAGGTGCTTACTTTACTGAATTTTTTAAGAAAGGTAATGTAGATAACGCTTTATACGAAATTAATGTAAAAGGAACAAACCAATTATTTCAAGGGGCTTACGAAAGAGGAGTGCGTCACATTATTTACGTTAGTTCAACGGGAGTGTTAGATACATCGAGTGGGGAGGTAGTTGATGAAAATACACCTTACGACGAGACGACTAATAACCCTTACTTTAAAAGCAAAATTGAGGCAGAAAAAATGGCAATGGCATTTAATAAAAAACATCCTAATTTAAGATTTATCACTGTTATTCCTGCTATTATGATGGGGCCAAATGATCATGGGGTGACACGAATGGGGGAATTTGTAATAAGTTTTTTAAAGGAAAGTCTGCCCGCTATCCTCCCTGTGAAAACGGTGATTGTAGATGCTAGAGATGTGGCCAAATCAATTGTAGCTGCAATTGATAAAGGTAGGAATGGAGAAAGGTATATTATTGGTGGGAAAATTTATGAAGTAAAGGACGTTGTGAGTGCTCTTTCTGACATATCAGGAAAGCCTATCCCTAAACGTACACCTAGTTTTAAGCTAATCATGTTAATGTCTGCCATGATGACAATGAGGGCAAAAATAACTGGAAAACCGTCACCACTACCAAAAAGAGATGAACTTAAAAAGCTGAGAAACCAAAAAGAATACTCTTCTATGAAGGCAAAAGAGGAATTGGGCTTAACTTTCAGACCTCTTACGGCAACACTCTCTGATACTGTTAGCTGGTTTGAAGAAAATGACTATCTTAACTAG
- a CDS encoding ClbS/DfsB family four-helix bundle protein, with the protein MIAKSEKEVLLLESDENFKSLLNIIDSIPSRKRNMSVETHERDKNFRDVIMHLYEWHAMLERWYREGMDGDTPFIPAADYKWRDIKQLNMQIWERYQDVTLNQALKKVTLSHERVMDLIKSHTNEEIMTKKYYKWTKTSHLYSYFSANTTNHYIWAIKKCDAIAKAILEGEKAKVVQ; encoded by the coding sequence GTGATAGCGAAAAGTGAAAAAGAGGTTCTATTATTGGAGAGTGACGAAAACTTTAAATCATTGCTTAACATCATTGACTCTATCCCTAGCAGAAAAAGAAACATGTCCGTTGAAACTCATGAAAGAGATAAGAATTTTCGCGATGTAATCATGCATTTATATGAATGGCATGCTATGTTGGAAAGGTGGTATCGAGAAGGGATGGATGGAGATACCCCATTTATCCCAGCAGCTGATTATAAATGGCGAGATATTAAGCAACTTAATATGCAAATTTGGGAACGTTATCAAGATGTTACGTTAAATCAGGCTCTAAAAAAAGTGACGTTAAGCCATGAAAGAGTGATGGACCTCATTAAATCACATACCAATGAAGAAATCATGACAAAAAAATATTATAAGTGGACAAAAACAAGCCATTTATACAGCTATTTTTCAGCAAACACGACTAATCATTACATATGGGCGATAAAAAAATGTGACGCTATTGCAAAAGCTATCTTAGAAGGAGAAAAGGCCAAGGTCGTACAATGA
- a CDS encoding methyltransferase family protein, translating into MSYLLPPVLFILCIVSMIIGHILFPINFFIQVPYNLFGVLLILIGGRATLQGARLFKIKGTTEMTFNEPDLLVTEGLYKRTRNPMYLGFLIMLLGLAVVLGSLSPFIVVVGFFIITNFWYIKFEEKMLEEKFGETYRAYKKSVRRWL; encoded by the coding sequence ATGAGCTATTTATTACCGCCAGTATTATTTATTCTTTGCATCGTATCAATGATAATAGGCCATATTCTATTTCCAATAAACTTTTTTATTCAAGTTCCGTACAACCTTTTTGGTGTTCTTCTAATTTTAATAGGAGGGCGGGCCACTTTACAAGGGGCCCGATTGTTTAAAATAAAAGGAACAACAGAAATGACGTTTAATGAACCAGATTTGCTAGTGACGGAAGGTTTATATAAAAGGACTAGAAACCCAATGTATTTAGGCTTTTTGATAATGCTCCTAGGCCTTGCCGTTGTATTGGGAAGTCTCTCTCCTTTCATTGTCGTGGTGGGATTTTTTATAATTACAAACTTTTGGTATATCAAATTCGAAGAGAAAATGCTGGAAGAAAAATTCGGTGAAACCTATCGTGCTTACAAAAAGAGTGTTAGGAGATGGCTTTGA
- a CDS encoding helix-turn-helix transcriptional regulator, whose translation MIGMTIRLLRKKNKMSQEEIAERVHVSRQTVAKWENDEVLPDIQKCKLLADLFDITLEQLADDMSEKEVDQLAPKGKHFFGVVKVGERGQVVIPKKARDLYHIQAGDKLVVLGEDATKGIALLKSEHFLEFADMIRHFEVAEGELE comes from the coding sequence ATGATTGGTATGACTATTCGCCTTTTACGTAAAAAGAATAAAATGAGTCAAGAAGAAATCGCTGAGAGAGTACATGTGTCTCGCCAAACCGTAGCGAAGTGGGAAAATGACGAGGTTTTACCTGATATTCAAAAATGTAAATTGTTAGCTGATTTGTTTGACATCACATTGGAGCAATTGGCTGATGATATGAGTGAAAAGGAAGTAGATCAACTGGCACCAAAAGGTAAACATTTCTTTGGTGTGGTAAAGGTGGGGGAGCGAGGACAGGTAGTTATTCCAAAAAAGGCACGAGATCTGTATCACATTCAGGCAGGTGACAAACTTGTCGTTTTAGGTGAAGATGCGACAAAGGGAATAGCACTCTTAAAAAGCGAGCATTTCCTAGAGTTTGCAGATATGATACGTCATTTTGAAGTGGCAGAAGGGGAGTTAGAATGA
- the gdhA gene encoding NADP-specific glutamate dehydrogenase — translation MKTLEKENYTYATDVQAYVQKVYDTVIQRNPHENEFHQAVKEVFDSLLPVLEKNPHYIKQAVLERIVEPERLISFRVPWVDDDGNVRVNRGFRVQFNSSLGPYKGGLRFHPSVNASIIKFLGFEQIFKNALTGQPIGGGKGGSDFDPKGKSDGEIMRFTQSFMSELSQYIGPDTDVPAGDIGVGAKEIGYMFGQYKKMRGGFEAGVLTGKGIGYGGSLARKEATGYGTVYFVEEMLKDNGFSFAGSTVVVSGSGNVSIYAMEKAIQLGAKVVACSDSSGYIYDKNGIDLLTVKRLKEVEGKRISHYVDEYPHALYVQGCSGIWSLPCDIALPCATQNEIDETAANTLVSNGVKAVGEGANMPSTLEAVHLFQHHGVLFAPAKAANAGGVSVSALEMAQNSARIAWTFEEVDAKLHDIMRNIYRESMQAAENYNAPGNLVAGANIAGFIKVAEATIAQGVI, via the coding sequence ATGAAAACATTAGAAAAAGAGAATTACACATATGCTACGGACGTTCAAGCATATGTGCAAAAGGTTTATGACACTGTGATCCAGCGTAACCCACACGAAAACGAATTTCACCAGGCCGTAAAGGAAGTATTTGACTCACTCCTACCAGTTCTAGAAAAAAACCCGCATTATATTAAGCAAGCAGTACTTGAAAGAATCGTAGAACCAGAAAGACTTATTTCCTTTCGTGTTCCATGGGTAGATGATGACGGAAATGTACGAGTAAATCGCGGATTTCGCGTTCAGTTTAACAGCTCTCTCGGCCCTTATAAAGGTGGCTTACGATTCCACCCTTCTGTCAATGCAAGTATTATTAAATTTCTCGGATTTGAACAAATCTTTAAGAACGCATTAACAGGCCAGCCCATCGGTGGTGGAAAAGGCGGATCTGATTTTGATCCAAAAGGAAAAAGTGACGGAGAAATTATGCGTTTTACCCAAAGCTTTATGTCTGAACTCAGCCAATATATTGGACCGGATACGGATGTGCCTGCAGGCGATATCGGTGTAGGGGCCAAAGAAATCGGTTATATGTTCGGCCAATACAAAAAAATGCGCGGCGGTTTTGAAGCGGGAGTGTTGACTGGAAAAGGTATTGGTTACGGGGGAAGCCTTGCTAGAAAAGAAGCAACAGGTTATGGAACGGTTTATTTCGTAGAGGAAATGCTTAAAGATAACGGCTTCAGCTTTGCCGGCAGTACGGTTGTCGTCTCTGGATCAGGAAATGTTTCCATCTATGCTATGGAAAAGGCGATACAGCTAGGTGCAAAAGTGGTAGCATGTAGTGATTCAAGTGGCTATATTTACGATAAAAATGGCATCGATCTATTGACGGTAAAACGTTTGAAGGAAGTAGAAGGTAAACGAATTAGCCACTACGTCGATGAGTACCCCCATGCTCTTTATGTGCAAGGCTGCTCAGGCATTTGGTCTTTACCATGCGATATTGCCCTTCCTTGTGCAACACAGAACGAGATTGACGAAACAGCAGCTAATACATTAGTCTCTAATGGTGTAAAAGCAGTGGGCGAAGGGGCTAATATGCCTTCAACATTGGAAGCTGTTCATCTTTTTCAACATCATGGGGTACTGTTTGCCCCTGCGAAGGCGGCTAATGCAGGAGGCGTATCAGTCTCAGCATTGGAGATGGCACAAAATAGTGCTCGTATTGCTTGGACCTTTGAAGAAGTGGATGCCAAGCTACATGATATTATGAGAAACATCTACAGAGAAAGCATGCAAGCTGCGGAGAATTATAATGCTCCCGGCAATCTCGTAGCTGGGGCCAATATTGCTGGATTTATCAAAGTGGCCGAAGCAACGATTGCTCAAGGGGTTATATAA
- a CDS encoding response regulator transcription factor, with translation MGNHILYIEDDNEVGDLVKQNLIDNGYELTWLKSGNQFDRYLDKVEMVILDIMLPGLDGFTVGQRIKEMNETIPILFLTARTAIEDKLKGLEFADDYLTKPFHPKELLLRIDILLRRFEKVTLDVVYIDHLKVDLKANQIFNTETNEEIFLTEKQFKIFHYLLRNTNQILTKEQIYSNVWNQPYIEGDKTLNVHIRYLRQKIEKKPEDPKIIQTIRGLGYRVKQ, from the coding sequence ATGGGGAATCATATTTTATACATAGAGGATGACAATGAGGTAGGAGATTTAGTAAAGCAAAACTTAATAGATAATGGTTATGAATTGACATGGTTAAAATCAGGCAACCAATTTGATCGGTACCTTGATAAGGTAGAGATGGTTATTTTAGATATAATGCTTCCAGGGTTGGACGGTTTTACAGTAGGACAAAGAATAAAGGAAATGAATGAAACTATTCCTATTTTGTTTTTGACAGCAAGAACGGCCATCGAGGATAAACTCAAAGGATTAGAATTCGCGGATGATTATTTAACTAAACCTTTTCACCCGAAAGAACTTCTACTAAGAATTGATATTTTGCTGCGTCGATTTGAGAAAGTAACGTTAGACGTTGTGTATATTGACCATTTAAAAGTTGATTTAAAAGCAAATCAGATTTTTAATACTGAAACGAATGAAGAGATTTTTCTAACTGAAAAGCAGTTTAAAATTTTTCATTATTTATTAAGAAATACAAATCAAATTTTAACGAAAGAACAAATTTATTCCAATGTCTGGAACCAGCCGTATATTGAGGGAGATAAAACGTTAAATGTACATATCCGTTATTTAAGACAAAAAATTGAGAAAAAGCCAGAGGACCCGAAAATCATTCAAACGATTCGCGGACTCGGTTATAGAGTGAAACAGTGA
- a CDS encoding AraC family transcriptional regulator: protein MHSWEQIQKTVDYIEEHLSEEIKIEGLAKKAALSQFYFQRLFKRLVKRSVNEYIKLRRLARASEKLGDLSKRIIDIALDFGFSSHETFTRAFKEAYGITPEEYRTHPVHLNHIMKPELLLKYTVVDLGVPLITDSMVLEIKRKTLEVAETYIGLSGQVLISQTPIGETTGVDEPGQLWDTFHSMVSHLPILKPDGKEVGVSSMGDDGQNTFTYFVGGEMSATSYDAGEFVTWSLPPGEYVVCCFEAENFQLLTTSVLSKAMNYLFGTWLVNHQLATHPFSVEKYYKTNSDVAYMEIWVRPVGK, encoded by the coding sequence ATGCACTCATGGGAACAGATTCAAAAAACTGTCGATTATATTGAGGAACACTTGTCTGAAGAAATTAAAATTGAAGGACTGGCCAAAAAAGCGGCCCTATCACAGTTTTATTTTCAACGTCTCTTTAAGAGGTTGGTCAAGAGATCTGTAAACGAGTATATAAAGCTAAGACGTCTTGCAAGAGCGTCTGAAAAATTAGGAGATCTCAGTAAAAGGATTATAGACATCGCATTAGATTTTGGGTTTTCATCGCACGAAACGTTTACTCGTGCTTTTAAGGAAGCATACGGCATAACACCAGAAGAATACCGTACTCATCCTGTTCACCTTAATCATATTATGAAACCTGAATTACTGTTAAAGTATACGGTGGTTGATTTAGGTGTTCCTCTGATTACAGACAGCATGGTTCTAGAAATAAAACGAAAGACACTTGAGGTAGCTGAGACATATATCGGTTTGTCCGGTCAAGTTTTGATCTCTCAAACACCAATTGGAGAAACCACTGGTGTTGATGAGCCTGGTCAATTATGGGATACCTTTCACAGCATGGTATCACACCTTCCAATACTTAAGCCAGATGGGAAAGAAGTAGGCGTTTCTTCTATGGGTGATGATGGACAAAATACATTTACTTATTTTGTTGGGGGTGAGATGAGCGCTACTTCTTATGATGCTGGAGAGTTTGTGACATGGTCGTTACCCCCTGGGGAGTATGTAGTATGTTGTTTTGAGGCAGAAAACTTCCAGTTATTAACAACTTCAGTCCTAAGTAAAGCGATGAATTACCTTTTTGGCACGTGGCTTGTTAACCATCAGTTGGCAACACACCCTTTCTCAGTAGAAAAATATTATAAAACTAACTCGGATGTGGCATATATGGAAATATGGGTTAGACCAGTAGGAAAGTAA
- a CDS encoding TetR/AcrR family transcriptional regulator codes for MPKTDGALTKERILQVAEKLFSQNGFDGTSVDKIAKETGINKGSIYYHFKDKNDIIESLFQNIIQDVEEHLNIANREKMADGQLKLEDKIKAEIDYLHCKKSMLSILLMEAMKGGASSDHLFKCAEVIIANEHTNRDNHQDEKKLTKEEQDSIFVYEFFTGIIPLLSFITLKDKWSTYFNIDEDKLTDYFMEAFKKTHLK; via the coding sequence ATGCCTAAAACAGATGGTGCATTAACAAAGGAACGTATTTTACAAGTGGCCGAAAAGCTATTTTCACAAAATGGTTTTGATGGTACGAGTGTTGATAAAATTGCCAAGGAAACAGGCATTAATAAAGGCTCTATCTATTACCATTTTAAAGATAAAAACGACATTATTGAGTCATTATTTCAAAATATCATTCAAGATGTTGAAGAGCATCTTAACATCGCTAATAGAGAAAAAATGGCTGATGGACAATTAAAGCTCGAAGATAAAATTAAAGCTGAGATAGACTATTTGCATTGTAAGAAAAGTATGTTGTCTATCCTTTTGATGGAAGCTATGAAAGGTGGCGCGTCGTCGGATCACCTGTTTAAGTGTGCCGAAGTCATTATTGCTAATGAACATACGAATCGTGACAATCATCAAGACGAAAAGAAGTTAACGAAGGAAGAGCAAGACAGCATCTTTGTCTATGAATTTTTTACGGGAATCATCCCCCTTCTTTCGTTTATCACCTTAAAGGATAAATGGAGCACCTATTTTAATATTGATGAGGATAAGTTGACAGATTATTTTATGGAAGCTTTTAAAAAGACGCATTTAAAATAA
- a CDS encoding macrolide family glycosyltransferase, with amino-acid sequence MSKIVFFSIPAHGHTNPTLPVVSELVDRGHEVRYYSFIEFREKIESCGAKFIPCDTFLPSIPQQELERKVGKDFAALIEMIADTTVALEKEISAELRDYQPDCIVSDSLALWGKLLAQKLEIPYICSTTSFAFNQYTAKLMKPGVKEIWRTIIGIRRINKKIKMLRTHGYEVDNMLSIIQNDNETDTIVFTSKDFQPMAETFSNRYAFVGPSIRKSSRVFETVTNKKLIYISLGTVLNQHVHFYQNCIKAFTDSNYDVIMSVGEKTNIASLGTIPSNFTIQHHVDQIAVLQRADVFMTHSGMNSVNESLYSGVPMVLYPLHSEQRLVADRVVELGAGIKLKGYHVKHLTKTVEEVLTDPLYQKNVEKLAKSIQHAGGAREAANVILAKAAEHESVVE; translated from the coding sequence ATGAGTAAAATCGTTTTCTTTTCAATTCCTGCACATGGTCATACGAATCCGACACTGCCTGTTGTATCAGAGCTAGTTGATCGTGGCCATGAAGTACGATACTACTCTTTCATTGAATTTCGAGAAAAAATAGAAAGTTGTGGTGCTAAGTTTATTCCGTGTGATACCTTTTTACCCTCGATCCCCCAACAAGAATTAGAACGAAAAGTAGGAAAAGACTTTGCTGCATTGATTGAAATGATTGCAGATACCACCGTCGCCTTAGAGAAGGAGATAAGTGCGGAGCTAAGAGACTATCAGCCAGATTGTATTGTATCTGATTCATTAGCCTTGTGGGGGAAATTACTAGCGCAAAAGTTGGAAATTCCATACATTTGTTCAACGACAAGTTTCGCGTTCAATCAGTATACGGCTAAACTAATGAAACCTGGTGTAAAAGAAATATGGAGAACAATCATTGGAATAAGACGAATTAATAAAAAAATAAAAATGTTACGAACGCATGGATATGAAGTGGATAATATGTTGTCCATTATTCAAAATGATAATGAAACGGATACGATTGTCTTTACATCAAAGGATTTTCAGCCAATGGCGGAAACTTTTTCGAATAGGTATGCCTTTGTGGGTCCTTCAATCCGAAAGTCGTCTCGCGTTTTTGAAACCGTCACTAACAAAAAATTGATTTACATATCATTAGGAACAGTACTTAATCAGCATGTTCACTTTTATCAAAATTGTATAAAAGCTTTTACAGATAGTAACTATGATGTGATTATGTCTGTTGGTGAAAAAACAAACATTGCCTCGCTTGGTACAATACCAAGCAACTTTACTATCCAACACCACGTCGACCAGATTGCCGTTTTACAGAGGGCAGATGTATTTATGACACATAGTGGTATGAACAGTGTAAATGAAAGTTTGTATTCCGGTGTACCGATGGTTTTATATCCGCTACATAGTGAACAGCGGTTAGTGGCCGATAGAGTCGTTGAATTAGGAGCAGGTATCAAATTAAAAGGATATCATGTGAAACATTTGACTAAAACAGTAGAAGAAGTGCTTACGGATCCACTATATCAAAAAAATGTAGAGAAATTGGCTAAAAGTATACAACATGCTGGCGGTGCTAGAGAAGCAGCTAATGTCATATTGGCTAAGGCGGCTGAACATGAATCAGTCGTAGAATGA